TGCCGCCAGCCTGCGAGCGAGTTGTTCGACGTGTCCGGCAGCGCCGCGGCTGCCGGGTAGATTTCGAGGATCAAGCCGCCGGGAACCTCGACAAAGTAAGCCGCGGGCGACAGGCCGTTGTCGAACACCAGACGCGCCCCGAGCACGCGCAGATACCAGTCCTTCAAGGCCGCGGTGTCGCGCGCGGGCAGGCCGATGTGCTCGGCGGAGAATTCCGGTCCGGTCATGCGCGGGGATGAAACGGGCTGCCCCGCGCGGGGGCAACTGCAAAGTGCGCGCCTGCTCCGCCATTGCCAAAGCGCAGACGCTCGGCCAAGGTTCGCGCGTTCCGCGCCCCGCCGCGGGCGACGCATGGCTGAATACAAAGTCCAGTTCGAGGTGTTCGAAGGCCCGCTTGACCTGCTCCTCTATCTCGTCAAGAAGGAGGAGGTGGACATCCACAAGGTGGACCTCACGCGCATCGCCACGCAGTTCATTGAACATGTGGAGTTGATGCGCGAGCTCGACCTGGACATCGCCGGCGAGTTCCTCGTGATGGCCGCCACGCTGATGTATATCAAAAGCCGCGAGCTGCTGCCCAAGGATCAGCAGGTCACGCCCGAGGGCGAAGAGGACGAGGAGGACCCGCGCTGGGAACTCATCCGCAAGCTCGTCGAATACAAGAAATTCAAGGACGTCGCCACGCGCCTGCAGGAACGTGAGTTCGCGATGGAGGACATCTATCCGCGCGTGCCCGGAAAGCCCGACCTCGCCGTGCCGCCGCCGCGCACGCAGGTGTCGCTGTTCGACCTGCTCAACGCCGTCAATGTCATCCTCAAGCGCGTCGCCGCGCACGAAGTGCGCGACATCTTCGAGGACAAGTGGACCGTCAGCGAGAAGATCGAGCTGCTGCGCCAGCTCCTCGCCCGACTGACCGTGGTCAAGTTCAGCGAGATCTTCGCCGATGCCACCTCGCGCACCGAGGTTGTGGTCACGTTCCTCGCCGTGCTCGAGCTCATCCGGCTCCGGCACATCGTCGCCTCGCAGCCCGAGCCCTTCACCGAAATCGAGATCGCACGCGCGCCCGAGCCGCCACCGGAATCCGGCGGCGCTTCCACGGCAGAATCCGCGCCGCCATCGGCCGTGCCCGCCGCGGAGGCCGATCTGCAATCCGCCACCCCCAATCCACAATCCAACTGACATGGAACTGAAGTTCATCCTCGAGGCGATCCTCTTCTCCGCGCAAAAGCCGCTCAGCGCGAAGGAACTTCGCGACCTGCTCGCCAGCGCCGCGGAACTGCCCGACGAACCCGAGACGCGGCCCTTCAAGAAAGTGAAGGAAGAGGCGCTCACGACGGCGCTCGAGGAACTCGCGCGCGACCACGAGGCCGCGCAACGCAGCTACCGGCTCGCGTGCGTCGCCGGCGCATGGCAGTTCGTGAGCCAGCCCGAATTCGCGCCGTGGCTGCGCGCGTTGCTCGGCTCGCGCAACCGCCCGTCGCGCCTTTCGCAGCCCGCGCTCGAGACGCTCGCCATCATCGCCTACCGCCAGCCGCTCACGCGCGCCGAGATGGAGCAGATTCGCGGCGTGTCCGTGGATGGCGTCATCCAGACGCTCATCGAGCGCAACCTCGTCGTGCAGACCGGCCACGCCGACGTGCCCGGGCGTCCCGGCACCTACGGCACCACGCCGGAGTTCCTGCAGTATTTTGGATTGCGCGCGCTCGACGACCTGCCCGCCGCGGATGAACTGCGGAAGATCGTGGTGAAGAAGCCCGGGCAACTGCTCACCGCCGATGCCGGACTCGCGACCGTTCCGCCCGAGCAGCTTTCCCTTGCGGAAGTCACCGGCCAAACCGCCGAACCGCCGCGCGTCGATCCCACCGCTCCCTCCGAACCGCCCGCCCCCGCCGGCACCGCATCGCGTCCCGGCGAAAGCCCGGCGGCTTGACCGAAGCCGGCGCACGTTTCCTTCGGCGCCACGCCTCGCTGGAATGACCGTCGAGGGTTCACGCGGTTCACGCTGTTTCGGCGTCGTGCGGATCGAATCTTGTGGGCCGCTGCCCAGATCACACGACAGGCTGGCCAAGCTCGCATCCCGCGCCTACAGTGCCGCCTCATGAATTCCTCCGCGGAAGCCGAGCTGCTGGCACGTTGCCGGCGTGGCGAGGCGCGCGCGTGGGACGAGCTCTTCGACCTCCACTACGCGGCGGCCGGCCGGTTCGTCGCGCAGTTGGCGCCGGACTTTTCGCGCGAGGACGTCGAGGAAATCTGCCAGGAGGCGTTCCTCTCGGTCATCAAGCACATCGCCACGTTCCACGGCGGCAGCGCGGTGCAGACGTGGATTTTCCGGATCGCCGCGAACAAGGCGCGGGATTACCGCGAGAAAATCCGCGCCGCCAAACGCGGCGGCGGACAGCTCACGCTTTCACTCAACGCCGAGGACGCAGAGACGGGGCTCACGCTCGATCCGCCGAGTCCCGCG
This is a stretch of genomic DNA from Verrucomicrobiota bacterium. It encodes these proteins:
- a CDS encoding VOC family protein; translated protein: MRRPRRGAERANLGRASALWQWRSRRALCSCPRAGQPVSSPRMTGPEFSAEHIGLPARDTAALKDWYLRVLGARLVFDNGLSPAAYFVEVPGGLILEIYPAAAALPDTSNNSLAGWRHLALRAASIESARAALEARGVTFTESPKPAGGGGRVLFFKDPEGNLLHLVERPAGSVFDRPQ
- a CDS encoding chromosome segregation protein ScpA, which produces MAEYKVQFEVFEGPLDLLLYLVKKEEVDIHKVDLTRIATQFIEHVELMRELDLDIAGEFLVMAATLMYIKSRELLPKDQQVTPEGEEDEEDPRWELIRKLVEYKKFKDVATRLQEREFAMEDIYPRVPGKPDLAVPPPRTQVSLFDLLNAVNVILKRVAAHEVRDIFEDKWTVSEKIELLRQLLARLTVVKFSEIFADATSRTEVVVTFLAVLELIRLRHIVASQPEPFTEIEIARAPEPPPESGGASTAESAPPSAVPAAEADLQSATPNPQSN
- the scpB gene encoding SMC-Scp complex subunit ScpB, which encodes MELKFILEAILFSAQKPLSAKELRDLLASAAELPDEPETRPFKKVKEEALTTALEELARDHEAAQRSYRLACVAGAWQFVSQPEFAPWLRALLGSRNRPSRLSQPALETLAIIAYRQPLTRAEMEQIRGVSVDGVIQTLIERNLVVQTGHADVPGRPGTYGTTPEFLQYFGLRALDDLPAADELRKIVVKKPGQLLTADAGLATVPPEQLSLAEVTGQTAEPPRVDPTAPSEPPAPAGTASRPGESPAA
- a CDS encoding RNA polymerase sigma factor, which codes for MNSSAEAELLARCRRGEARAWDELFDLHYAAAGRFVAQLAPDFSREDVEEICQEAFLSVIKHIATFHGGSAVQTWIFRIAANKARDYREKIRAAKRGGGQLTLSLNAEDAETGLTLDPPSPAPSPDTSLLKAEWIALVGVALDELGGPCQEIIELRYFADLSYEEISQSLQLNEKTVSSRLSKCLDKLEAVLRAKQKREKSAVSPSNPQFK